The Neoasaia chiangmaiensis sequence CAGGCCTTCCGACGCCATGCCGGCGGCGAAGGTCACGGCATGCTGCTCCGCGATGCCGACGTCGAAGAAGCGATCGGGATACGCCTTGGCGAATTTGTCGAGGCCCGTGCCCGAGGGCATCGCGGCGGTGATCGCCACGATCTTGTCGTCCGTCGTGGCGCGATTCAGCAGTTCGCGCGCGAATACGGACGTGTAGCTCGGCGGCCCGGCGGGGGCCTTCTTCTGTTCGCCGGTCACGACGTTGAAGCGGCTGACGGCGTGATACTTGTCGCCGGCCGACTCGGCGGGCTTGTAGCCGCGTCCCTTCTCGGTGATGACATGGAGCAGGATCGGGCCCTGGTCTTCCGCATCGCGCAGGTTGCGCAGGATCGGGACGAGCTGGCTCATGTCGTGGCCGTCCACGGGGCCGACGTAATAGAAGCCGAGTTCCTCGAACAGCGTGCCGCCAGTAATCATGCCGCGCGTCAGTTCCTCGGCGCGCTTGGCCGTCCGCTCGAATTTCGGCGGCAGGCGCTTGACCACCTTGCCGGCCAGGTCACGCAGGCTGAGGAACTTCTGCGACGACATCAGGCGCGACAGGTAGTTCGACATCGAGCCGACGGGCGGCGCGATCGACATCTCGTTGTCGTTGAGGATCACGATCAGGCGACCCGCGCCCGGACCGGCGACTGCCGCGTTGTTCATGGCCTCGTAGGCCATGCCAGCGGAAATCGATCCATCGCCGATCACGGCGATGACATTGCGTTCCTTGTAGCTCGGGTCCTCTTCGGCGCGCAGGTGATGCGCCACGGCCATGCCGAGGCCCGCCGAGATTGAAGTCGAGGAATGGGCGGCACCGAACGGGTCGTATTCGCTCTCCGAACGGCGCGTGAAGCCGGACAGGCCGCCCGGCTGGCGCAGGGTGCGAATCCGGTCGCGGCGGCCGGTCAGGATCTTGTGCGGATAGGCCTGATGGCCGACGTCCCAGATGATGCGGTCGTCTGGCGTATCGAAAACGGCGTGCATCGCAACGGTCAGTTCGACGACGCCCAGCGATGCGCCGAGATGACCGCCCGTCGTGGAGACGGCATCGACCGTCTCGGCACGAAGTTCCTCGGCCAGTTGCTTCAGCTGGTCGGGCGAGAAATTGCGGAGATCGGCCGGCAGCGTCACGCGGTCGAGGATCGGATAGCGGCCCATGGTGGGAATGGGCGCGTCGTTCTGGCTGTTGTTGCTCATTCTCTCAGTTCCTGCGCTCGACGACGTATTGTGCCAGCGCCCTTAACGATGCGGCGCGTGCGCCGAAAGCGGTCAGCGAATCCATGGCCCGCAGGGAAAGGCGGCGCGCTTCCTCGCGCGCGCCGTCGATGCCCAGCAGGGACACGTAGGTCGATTTGCCCGCGGCCTCGTCCTTTCCGGCGGTCTTGCCCAGTTCCTCGGCACTGGCCGTGGCATCCAGCACGTCGTCCGCAACCTGGAATGCCGTGCCGAGATCGCGTCCATAAGCATGGATGGCGGCGCGATCGCTGGCGGAGGCACGACCGAGGATGGCGCCGGCCTCGGCGGCGTAGCGGATCAGCGCGCCGGTCTTCAGGGCATGCAGGCGACGCACCTGATCGAGCGGGAGGGCGCGTCCTTCGCCACGGATGTCGATGACCTGCCCGCCGACCATGCCGGCGGCGCCCGATGCCTGGGCGAGGGCCGTCACCAGTGCCACGCGGATGGCGGGGTCAGGATCCGTTGCGCCATCGGCCAGGATTTCGAAAGCGCTGGTCTGTAGGGCGTCACCGGCCAGGATCGCCATGGCTTCGTCGAACTGCCGATGGGTCGAGGGACGGCCGCGACGAAGATCGTCATCGTCCATGGCCGGCAGATCGTCATGCACCAGGCTATAGGCATGCAGCATCTCGACCGATGCCGCGACGCGCAGGGCGCTGGCGGCATCCGCGCCGAAAATGGCGGCTACCTCCGTCACGAGATAGCCGCGCATGCGCTTGCCGCCGCCGAGCGTGGCATAGCGCATGGCATCGATCAGCACCGACTCGTCTCCCGGCACGGGGGGCAGGAGGGCGTCGATCGTCTCCTCGATAGCCTGCGCCGCCTGGCCCAGAGACTGCGCGAGCGCCTTCGCGGAGGCGATGTCGCTTGCGGTTATGTTGTCGCTCATCTCGTGGCTCCCGTGTTCGGCTCGTCCCTGTCGGGCATGGGGGCGGTATCGGTGGTGCCGTCGTCATGCGCGATGATGGCCCGCACGCGCATTTCGGCCTCACCCAGTTTTGTGTCGCAATGACGGCGCAGTGCCGCACCGCGTTCGTAGGCGCTGATGGCGTCTTCCAGCTTCATCTGGCCGCCCTCCAGGCCGCGCACGATCTTCTCCAACTCCGACAGGGCGTCTTCGAACGAGAGTTGTGCGATATCGTCTTTCATCAAAGCGGTCGCCGTTTCACTTCGCCACAGAATTACGGACCGGCCAGCGCAAGGCGTGGCCGAATTGGATCGGAGGGATAGCCCTTGTCGGGATATTCTCCAAGCCCAACGTCGCAAGCTTTGTCACGAAGTTGTCACGTCGACGGCTGTCGCGGGCGATTTGCGGCGGATGACGAAGGACAGGATGGCCCCTTCCTCACCGAATGCGACGAGGGCATGGCCGGTCTCCCGGCAGAAGGACTGGAAATCCGCGACGCTTGCGCGGTCCGTCGCCAGCACGCGCAGACGGTGCCCTGCGGGAAGGTCGCGCAATGCCCGGTTTGCCTTGAGAACGGGGAGGGGGCAGCTCAGGCCCCGCACGTCCAGCAGCGTTTCGTTTGGCGTCGTATTCATTGTAGGATTATGCGCGTGTGCGGCGCGTGGGCCAAGCTTCGTACATATTGGTGATGGGGCAGGGTGTTCCCTCCGGCGCCACTCTGTCGCATCATGCGGCGAATTTGCAACACGGACCGCTTTTCA is a genomic window containing:
- a CDS encoding sulfurtransferase TusA family protein, yielding MNTTPNETLLDVRGLSCPLPVLKANRALRDLPAGHRLRVLATDRASVADFQSFCRETGHALVAFGEEGAILSFVIRRKSPATAVDVTTS
- the dxs gene encoding 1-deoxy-D-xylulose-5-phosphate synthase, whose product is MSNNSQNDAPIPTMGRYPILDRVTLPADLRNFSPDQLKQLAEELRAETVDAVSTTGGHLGASLGVVELTVAMHAVFDTPDDRIIWDVGHQAYPHKILTGRRDRIRTLRQPGGLSGFTRRSESEYDPFGAAHSSTSISAGLGMAVAHHLRAEEDPSYKERNVIAVIGDGSISAGMAYEAMNNAAVAGPGAGRLIVILNDNEMSIAPPVGSMSNYLSRLMSSQKFLSLRDLAGKVVKRLPPKFERTAKRAEELTRGMITGGTLFEELGFYYVGPVDGHDMSQLVPILRNLRDAEDQGPILLHVITEKGRGYKPAESAGDKYHAVSRFNVVTGEQKKAPAGPPSYTSVFARELLNRATTDDKIVAITAAMPSGTGLDKFAKAYPDRFFDVGIAEQHAVTFAAGMASEGLRPFCAIYSTFLQRAYDQVVHDVALQNLPVRFAIDRAGLVGADGATHAGSFDLNYLCCLPNMTVMAPADEIELTHMTATACVYDDGPIAVRYPRGSGTGLDLPEKGEILKIGKGRIVRAANRASGQKGGIAILSLGTRLAESLKAADQLSAQGFAVTVADARFAKPIDKALVEQLAQQHDVLITIEEGAVGGFSALVVQHLAETGLLDQVKFRPMALPDVYIDHNNPDVQYDQAGLTARHIVTNAAGALGVDIAAQQSA
- a CDS encoding exodeoxyribonuclease VII small subunit is translated as MKDDIAQLSFEDALSELEKIVRGLEGGQMKLEDAISAYERGAALRRHCDTKLGEAEMRVRAIIAHDDGTTDTAPMPDRDEPNTGATR
- a CDS encoding polyprenyl synthetase family protein, which encodes MSDNITASDIASAKALAQSLGQAAQAIEETIDALLPPVPGDESVLIDAMRYATLGGGKRMRGYLVTEVAAIFGADAASALRVAASVEMLHAYSLVHDDLPAMDDDDLRRGRPSTHRQFDEAMAILAGDALQTSAFEILADGATDPDPAIRVALVTALAQASGAAGMVGGQVIDIRGEGRALPLDQVRRLHALKTGALIRYAAEAGAILGRASASDRAAIHAYGRDLGTAFQVADDVLDATASAEELGKTAGKDEAAGKSTYVSLLGIDGAREEARRLSLRAMDSLTAFGARAASLRALAQYVVERRN